Proteins co-encoded in one Polynucleobacter sp. MG-6-Vaara-E2 genomic window:
- a CDS encoding peptidylprolyl isomerase: MTLYRISLKSFVCTIFCLGMSAIFGYAGAQDVSKANVATDSKIRNIDGVAAVVNTGYVTRKEIDDRIVALKKQGAKLPDDGSLRKVILERLIIEKIQLQNAEQEGVVVTNKELDKIIYDIAEKNKISVAEFKSKVIASGSTFERYKQLLRDDVILSRYREREVEGKIKISDAEIDNFISEKTRAMNGGSAPRSAPVAKGEPEEIDVAQIFIPIDSSAGVGSQAEAKKKADQLLRDAKGDVDFLQLGAMAAKENPKIKFQDLGYRTPDRLPQLFYEAIRNTGGGQVANAVIKSPAGYHVLKVLDRRAVVVGTTPQPQATQQETSPGAPQNIPITQTMARHILLRNRAGLSDQDAERRLAGYRDQVRAKTADFGELAKKFSEDGSASNGGNLGWMGPGDLVPEFEQAMNRLQIGEVSNPIKTEFGWHLIQVLERREAQLTVEKQRQFARAAIRERKFEQAYQDWLRELRDTATVKILNVDDAATSAPR; encoded by the coding sequence CGCAAGATGTGTCAAAGGCGAATGTAGCAACTGATAGCAAGATTCGTAATATTGACGGCGTTGCTGCCGTGGTCAATACTGGTTATGTAACGCGCAAAGAAATTGACGATCGAATTGTTGCGTTAAAAAAACAGGGGGCAAAGCTTCCGGACGATGGCTCCTTGCGAAAGGTGATTCTTGAGCGCTTGATTATTGAAAAAATTCAACTTCAGAATGCTGAGCAAGAAGGTGTTGTTGTAACAAATAAAGAGCTCGATAAAATCATCTATGATATTGCAGAAAAAAATAAAATTAGTGTTGCTGAGTTCAAGTCCAAAGTTATTGCTTCTGGGAGTACCTTTGAGAGATATAAGCAGCTATTACGTGATGATGTGATTCTCTCGCGATATCGTGAGCGCGAGGTTGAAGGAAAGATTAAGATTTCAGATGCTGAAATTGATAATTTCATCTCCGAGAAAACTCGAGCTATGAATGGTGGCAGTGCTCCGCGCTCAGCTCCAGTGGCTAAGGGTGAGCCAGAAGAAATTGATGTTGCCCAGATTTTTATTCCCATCGATTCCTCGGCTGGGGTTGGTTCTCAGGCTGAAGCCAAAAAGAAAGCAGATCAATTACTGCGTGATGCTAAGGGTGATGTCGATTTTCTGCAGCTAGGTGCTATGGCCGCAAAAGAAAATCCCAAGATTAAATTTCAAGATTTAGGCTACCGCACACCAGATAGACTCCCTCAGCTATTCTATGAAGCCATTCGGAATACCGGTGGTGGTCAAGTTGCAAATGCGGTCATCAAAAGTCCTGCTGGGTATCACGTCCTTAAGGTATTGGATCGTCGTGCAGTGGTGGTCGGCACAACCCCGCAACCACAGGCTACTCAACAAGAAACCTCTCCAGGCGCACCACAAAATATTCCCATTACTCAAACAATGGCACGCCATATCTTATTGCGTAATCGTGCCGGTTTAAGTGATCAAGACGCGGAACGTCGTCTTGCAGGTTATCGTGATCAGGTACGCGCTAAGACTGCCGATTTTGGCGAGCTTGCTAAAAAGTTTTCGGAGGATGGTTCTGCGTCAAATGGCGGAAATCTTGGCTGGATGGGGCCTGGTGATCTAGTTCCTGAATTTGAGCAGGCTATGAACCGTTTACAGATTGGCGAGGTGAGCAATCCTATCAAGACAGAGTTTGGCTGGCATTTGATTCAGGTTTTAGAACGCCGTGAAGCGCAGCTTACTGTTGAGAAGCAGCGTCAATTTGCCCGTGCAGCCATCCGTGAAAGAAAATTTGAGCAAGCCTATCAAGATTGGTTACGTGAATTAAGAGATACGGCTACTGTCAAAATATTAAACGTTGACGATGCAGCAACAAGTGCCCCTCGTTAA
- the gmhB gene encoding D-glycero-beta-D-manno-heptose 1,7-bisphosphate 7-phosphatase → MSTSSSKLIILDRDGVINEDRDDYVKSVDEWVPLPGSLEAIALLNQAGYQIAIATNQSGLARGYFTINDLHAMHHKMEKLLQPLGGNIESIFFCPHTDAHACDCRKPAPGLMKEIALRFKRTDSTQPLLGVPIVGDSLRDLQAGVALGASPHLVLTGKGEKTLAKGGLPEGTQIHADLMAFATTLLEKPF, encoded by the coding sequence ATGAGCACCAGCTCTTCTAAACTCATCATTCTCGATCGCGATGGCGTGATCAATGAAGATCGCGATGATTATGTGAAGTCTGTTGATGAGTGGGTACCTCTTCCGGGAAGTCTAGAGGCAATCGCACTCCTAAATCAAGCTGGCTACCAAATTGCGATTGCAACCAATCAGTCTGGCCTGGCAAGGGGTTACTTCACCATCAATGATTTACATGCAATGCATCACAAAATGGAAAAATTATTGCAACCCCTAGGTGGCAATATTGAAAGCATCTTTTTTTGTCCCCATACCGACGCCCACGCGTGTGATTGCCGCAAACCGGCGCCAGGTCTGATGAAAGAAATTGCACTGCGATTTAAAAGAACTGATAGTACCCAACCTTTATTGGGCGTTCCCATTGTGGGCGATTCCCTTAGAGATTTACAAGCTGGGGTGGCACTTGGTGCCTCGCCCCACTTAGTACTAACTGGTAAGGGCGAAAAAACCTTAGCCAAGGGCGGCTTACCAGAGGGCACGCAAATTCACGCTGATCTCATGGCATTTGCAACTACACTGCTAGAAAAACCATTCTAG
- the glyQ gene encoding glycine--tRNA ligase subunit alpha — protein MLTFQQIILKLQDYWDQQGCALLQPIDLEVGAGTSHTATFLRAIGPEPWKAAYVQPSRRPKDGRYGENPNRLQHYYQYQVVLKPAPENILDLYLGSLAALGLDLKENDIRFVEDDWENPTLGAWGLGWEVWLNGMEVTQFTYFQQVGGLDCKPVLGEITYGIERLAMYIQNCSNVYDLVWADGISYGDVYHQNEVEQSCYNFEHSNTDLLFANFSNYESEAKRLMEVPLALPAYEMVLKAAHTFNLLDARGAISVTERAAYIGRIRNLSRAVAQAYFESREKLGFPMCQRQSKV, from the coding sequence ATGCTTACTTTTCAGCAAATCATTCTCAAACTTCAAGATTATTGGGACCAACAAGGTTGCGCCCTGTTACAACCTATTGACCTCGAGGTAGGCGCTGGCACATCCCATACCGCGACTTTCCTGCGAGCAATTGGACCGGAACCTTGGAAGGCGGCTTACGTTCAACCATCACGCAGACCAAAAGACGGACGTTATGGAGAGAACCCGAATCGCTTGCAGCACTACTATCAATATCAAGTTGTACTCAAGCCTGCACCTGAGAACATTCTTGATCTCTATTTAGGATCGCTTGCAGCTCTTGGTCTTGATCTCAAAGAAAATGACATTCGATTTGTAGAGGATGATTGGGAAAATCCAACTTTAGGTGCCTGGGGTTTAGGTTGGGAAGTTTGGCTCAATGGCATGGAAGTAACCCAGTTCACTTATTTCCAGCAAGTAGGCGGCTTAGATTGCAAGCCTGTTTTAGGCGAAATCACTTACGGCATTGAGCGCTTAGCAATGTACATTCAAAATTGCTCAAATGTTTATGACCTCGTATGGGCAGATGGCATCTCTTATGGTGATGTGTATCACCAGAATGAGGTTGAGCAGTCATGCTACAACTTTGAACATTCCAATACAGATCTTCTCTTTGCCAACTTTAGTAACTATGAAAGTGAAGCAAAGCGTTTGATGGAAGTCCCATTGGCATTACCTGCATATGAGATGGTTCTCAAGGCAGCGCATACCTTTAACCTCTTGGATGCGCGAGGCGCTATCTCGGTTACAGAGCGTGCCGCCTATATCGGCCGCATTCGCAATCTATCCCGTGCAGTTGCGCAGGCCTATTTTGAATCCAGAGAGAAGCTTGGCTTCCCTATGTGTCAACGTCAATCCAAAGTATGA
- the lnt gene encoding apolipoprotein N-acyltransferase: protein MFTQQSSKFIFARPLLILFVLGAILAGVAELPYGGWIQIPVLALIWWQLEASHSQKLSFHFVQGLIFGLGYFVVGLWWLYISLHDVGGMNPILSVTAVLLLSAYMALYFSLASLAIPLFKKSKWSGLLLAASWVIIEFLRGYIFTGFPWMGLAESQVNGPFAPIAPYLGGLGCTFMMVFVSWQILRLKNVFYSSIFSLILASLLTALLSQWQFTQPTGKPMAIQLIQGNFAQSLIFQPAGIQKQIEFYNNAMLETNAELIVSPETAFPWPEPNLPSGLIANLQRFSNQTGSNLLFGAIGRDASKEDGREYSNRAIGLSPDSPPYYYDKNHLVPFGEFIPPGFRWFINAFSVPLSDFARGGNNQANFTIARKNQAPIYAAITICYEDVFGGELASRLRNSPEPTNLLINLTNLAWFGQSQAPTQQLRLSQLRSLETGLPALRATNTGITSVVGPDGKLMQALPEFTQASLSARVQAYAGKTPYVIWGNFPILSISCLLLIWGLIRYRRF, encoded by the coding sequence TTGTTCACTCAGCAATCGTCTAAGTTTATTTTTGCAAGGCCGCTTCTAATCCTCTTTGTTTTGGGCGCCATACTTGCAGGAGTGGCTGAACTGCCCTATGGTGGTTGGATTCAAATCCCCGTCTTAGCTCTAATCTGGTGGCAATTAGAAGCTAGCCATTCACAAAAACTATCATTTCATTTTGTGCAGGGCCTAATATTTGGTCTGGGATATTTTGTTGTCGGTCTATGGTGGCTATACATCAGCCTACATGATGTTGGCGGTATGAACCCCATACTTTCCGTGACTGCCGTGTTACTTCTATCTGCTTACATGGCACTGTATTTTTCTTTAGCCTCACTAGCAATCCCGCTATTTAAGAAGTCTAAGTGGAGTGGGCTTCTGCTAGCCGCAAGCTGGGTAATCATAGAATTTCTACGCGGCTATATCTTTACAGGCTTTCCTTGGATGGGATTGGCGGAATCACAAGTCAATGGCCCTTTTGCCCCAATTGCACCATATCTAGGCGGCTTAGGCTGCACATTTATGATGGTTTTTGTTTCATGGCAAATCCTGCGATTAAAAAATGTTTTTTATTCAAGCATCTTCTCACTAATACTGGCTAGCTTACTGACAGCATTACTTAGCCAATGGCAATTTACTCAGCCGACTGGTAAGCCCATGGCCATTCAATTAATACAAGGAAATTTTGCACAAAGCTTAATTTTTCAACCAGCGGGTATACAAAAGCAGATCGAGTTTTATAACAATGCAATGTTAGAAACAAATGCTGAACTGATCGTTTCGCCTGAGACAGCATTTCCATGGCCAGAACCCAACCTACCATCAGGCCTTATTGCTAACTTACAAAGATTTTCCAATCAGACTGGCAGCAATCTACTTTTTGGAGCAATTGGAAGAGATGCTTCTAAAGAGGATGGAAGAGAGTATTCCAATCGTGCCATAGGACTTTCGCCTGACTCGCCGCCTTACTACTATGATAAAAACCATTTAGTACCTTTTGGTGAATTTATCCCCCCCGGCTTTCGTTGGTTTATCAACGCCTTTAGTGTTCCTTTAAGCGACTTTGCTCGCGGAGGAAATAATCAAGCCAATTTCACTATTGCAAGAAAAAATCAAGCCCCAATATATGCTGCAATCACCATTTGTTATGAGGACGTCTTTGGTGGTGAACTTGCTAGTCGCTTACGAAATAGTCCCGAGCCTACGAATCTTTTAATTAATCTGACCAACCTTGCATGGTTTGGTCAATCTCAAGCGCCAACACAACAACTCAGACTGTCGCAATTGCGCTCACTTGAAACAGGACTTCCAGCGCTTCGCGCAACCAATACTGGCATCACTTCAGTTGTGGGTCCAGATGGTAAGCTTATGCAAGCTCTTCCAGAATTTACCCAAGCTAGCCTGAGCGCCCGAGTTCAAGCCTATGCAGGCAAAACGCCGTATGTAATCTGGGGAAATTTCCCGATTTTGAGCATTTCTTGTCTGCTGCTGATCTGGGGCTTAATTCGCTATAGACGTTTTTAG
- the pdxA gene encoding 4-hydroxythreonine-4-phosphate dehydrogenase PdxA, with the protein MQQQVPLVNLVVTTGEPAGIGPEVSVTAAKHFIAEQQDVTITLLGDPALFDDLNKNYLNASERLQTQPIQLVAPMQAGILNPLNAQYVINTLNQAIDGCIDGRFDAMITAPIQKSVINLAGTAFTGHTEYLAERCETSHVVMMLCATLPKGFLNLKASRELRVALATTHLPLQEVSAALTREHILETIQIVQHDLRVKFAIPNPVIRVAGLNPHAGESGYLGREEIEIISPAIESAKKLGINVSGPYPGDTLFDPDSLETVDAYIAMYHDQGLAPFKFVTFGGGVNFTLGLPIIRTSVDHGTALDIAGKGIADSRSMLEALRLAYQLALNQKKKT; encoded by the coding sequence ATGCAGCAACAAGTGCCCCTCGTTAATTTAGTAGTAACCACCGGTGAGCCTGCAGGCATTGGCCCTGAAGTTTCGGTAACGGCTGCAAAGCATTTCATTGCTGAGCAACAGGATGTAACTATCACCCTATTGGGTGATCCGGCCCTGTTTGATGACCTGAATAAAAACTATTTAAATGCTTCTGAGCGCTTACAAACTCAACCTATTCAATTAGTAGCGCCGATGCAGGCAGGAATTTTGAACCCTCTGAATGCTCAATACGTTATTAATACCTTGAATCAAGCAATTGATGGTTGTATTGATGGGCGTTTCGATGCCATGATTACTGCGCCGATTCAGAAGAGTGTCATTAACTTGGCTGGTACGGCGTTTACTGGCCATACAGAATATTTAGCAGAGCGTTGTGAGACAAGTCATGTAGTGATGATGCTTTGCGCCACTCTTCCAAAAGGTTTTTTAAATCTCAAAGCCTCTAGAGAATTGAGAGTAGCTCTTGCTACTACTCATTTACCATTACAGGAAGTCTCTGCTGCGCTGACGCGCGAGCATATTCTTGAAACCATACAAATAGTGCAGCATGATTTACGTGTTAAGTTTGCCATTCCCAATCCTGTGATTCGTGTTGCGGGACTAAATCCTCATGCAGGTGAGTCTGGCTATTTGGGTCGAGAGGAAATTGAAATCATCAGTCCTGCAATCGAGTCTGCAAAAAAACTTGGGATTAATGTTTCTGGCCCCTATCCTGGCGATACTTTGTTTGATCCAGATTCACTAGAAACCGTTGATGCTTATATTGCGATGTACCACGATCAGGGCTTGGCACCATTTAAGTTTGTGACTTTTGGCGGTGGTGTTAACTTTACCTTAGGTTTGCCGATTATTCGCACTTCTGTTGATCATGGTACTGCCCTGGATATTGCTGGAAAAGGAATCGCAGACTCTAGATCCATGCTAGAAGCACTACGTTTGGCTTATCAACTGGCGCTCAATCAAAAAAAGAAGACTTAG
- the rsmA gene encoding 16S rRNA (adenine(1518)-N(6)/adenine(1519)-N(6))-dimethyltransferase RsmA, whose product MHRARKRFGQNFLQDQGIIYSIVALIDPKQDMHVIEIGPGLGALTRPLLSNLDQLDLLEIDRDLVAYWNQENLKGLTVIEGDALNFDFDAWAQNRSQKTGLCKVVGNLPYNISSPLLFHLVAAAEHIDEQVFMLQAEVVERMVAQAGSSDFSRLSVMLQARYDMELVLEVPPEAFDPAPKVNSAVVRMIPRKDFSLTKSQWNSLEQVVAAAFSQRRKMLRTNLQAFATRLSLSEEELKARAQDISVDRYIEWAKFLAV is encoded by the coding sequence ATGCATCGCGCACGTAAACGCTTTGGACAGAATTTTTTACAGGACCAAGGCATTATTTATTCGATAGTAGCGCTGATCGATCCTAAGCAGGATATGCATGTCATTGAAATAGGTCCTGGATTGGGGGCTTTAACTAGGCCCCTTCTAAGTAATCTTGACCAACTAGATCTATTGGAGATTGACCGAGATTTAGTGGCATATTGGAACCAAGAAAATCTCAAGGGTCTCACTGTTATTGAGGGGGATGCACTGAATTTTGATTTTGATGCATGGGCACAAAATCGTTCCCAAAAAACGGGCTTATGTAAGGTAGTTGGCAATTTGCCCTACAACATCTCTTCACCATTACTCTTTCATTTGGTTGCAGCAGCAGAGCATATTGATGAACAGGTTTTTATGCTGCAGGCTGAAGTGGTCGAGAGAATGGTTGCTCAAGCTGGAAGCTCAGACTTCAGTAGACTCTCAGTGATGCTTCAAGCGCGTTATGACATGGAGCTCGTTCTTGAGGTTCCACCTGAAGCCTTTGATCCAGCACCAAAAGTCAATTCTGCAGTAGTACGGATGATTCCTAGAAAAGATTTTAGTTTGACCAAGTCTCAATGGAATTCATTAGAGCAAGTAGTCGCAGCGGCTTTTTCACAAAGAAGAAAAATGCTCCGTACAAATTTACAGGCTTTTGCAACGCGACTGAGCTTATCGGAGGAGGAGCTTAAGGCTAGAGCTCAGGATATTTCAGTTGATCGCTATATCGAATGGGCTAAGTTTTTAGCCGTTTAA
- a CDS encoding HlyC/CorC family transporter: MPDPKSLLNLLADFLSPQPTNPSERRQELIETLREAQSEGLIDADALSMIEGVFQVGQLCARDVLVPRAQIDWIDINQSLAEIVKNVIEAAHSRFPVFEGSRDNVIGILLAKDLLRHSTEKDFQVRDWLRPAVFIPESKRLSVLLRDFKDNRNHLAVVVDEYSGIAGIITIEDVLEQIVGDIEDEHDIDEEADNIISLDNGDIRVKGITELDQFNETLGTHFAVEDIETVAGLVIQHLGRVPKMGELIEIDSIEFEVQRADPRQVHILLARQKSKKVD; this comes from the coding sequence ATGCCTGACCCCAAATCCTTATTAAATCTGCTGGCTGATTTTTTATCGCCTCAGCCTACAAACCCGAGCGAACGACGCCAGGAACTGATTGAAACTCTGCGCGAAGCGCAATCTGAAGGGCTAATTGATGCGGATGCACTCTCTATGATCGAGGGCGTCTTTCAGGTTGGCCAGCTATGCGCCCGAGATGTTTTGGTTCCACGAGCACAAATTGATTGGATTGATATCAATCAATCCCTAGCTGAAATTGTGAAGAATGTGATTGAAGCTGCACACTCTCGATTTCCTGTTTTTGAAGGCAGTCGGGATAATGTCATTGGCATTCTATTAGCTAAAGATTTATTACGACACTCTACCGAAAAAGATTTTCAAGTGCGTGATTGGTTGCGGCCAGCAGTATTCATTCCCGAATCTAAACGTCTCAGTGTTTTATTGCGTGACTTCAAAGACAATCGTAATCACCTGGCTGTTGTAGTAGATGAGTACAGTGGCATCGCAGGCATTATTACTATCGAAGACGTACTCGAGCAAATTGTTGGTGATATCGAAGACGAACATGATATTGATGAAGAGGCTGACAACATCATCTCTTTAGACAATGGTGATATACGCGTTAAAGGCATTACCGAACTTGATCAATTTAATGAAACACTTGGCACCCACTTTGCCGTCGAAGATATTGAAACAGTCGCAGGTTTAGTGATTCAGCATCTAGGTCGCGTTCCGAAGATGGGTGAGTTGATTGAGATCGATAGTATTGAATTCGAAGTTCAACGTGCTGATCCACGACAAGTTCATATTTTGCTGGCTCGCCAAAAATCTAAAAAAGTGGATTAA
- the glyS gene encoding glycine--tRNA ligase subunit beta gives MNTSNSNTQSANLLIEVFTEELPPKSLRRLGDAFSEGIFAHLKSANLVTDSSSVTSFATPRRLAVQIGNVLSQAQDYPVREKLLPTSIAYDANGNVTPPLLKKLAALGHADIDLSTLEKSGEGKNEALYLNVIAKGAALEQTARTALEQTLSKLPIAKMMHYQVQQKDGQLADVQFARPAHRIIALHGSKVLNISALGIDASNETEGHRFLAPGVLTINSADQYDSDLKNKAKVIPSFNKRRAQIEAALLKAAGDDLVLMPDSLLDEVTALVEWPSIYECQFDQEFLEVPQECLILTMQTNQKYFALTDKQGKLRNRFLIVSNIETATPHAIISGNERVVRPRLSDARFFFQQDQKRPLASRVADLAKVVYHNQLGNQLDRTKRVQAIATGIAQKLKADEQLANRAAEIAKTDLLTDMVGEFPELQGIMGSYYASHDGENVEVSAACSEHYMPRFAGDALPKTQTGTILAIADKLETLVGIWGVGLAPTGDKDPYALRRHALGICRLLLEKNLSLSLPELIELARAQFSQKDVQEQAKAADIYEFIIDRMRAYLRDQSVSGKPFTSAEIDAVLSQAPSQINDLIERLSALREFNALPQATQLAAANKRISNILKKTTTAIPVSCSSKLLQIPAETAVHDALEKITATLDTAYEKRQFVELLKALVALSEPIDQFFADVMVMDPNPELRDNRLALLQQLHQKMNLVADLGKLA, from the coding sequence ATGAACACATCAAACTCAAACACTCAGTCAGCAAACTTGTTGATTGAGGTATTTACTGAAGAATTACCCCCTAAATCTCTACGTCGTTTAGGGGATGCTTTCAGTGAAGGCATTTTTGCCCACCTCAAGTCTGCCAACCTCGTAACAGATTCATCCAGCGTCACTAGCTTTGCTACTCCACGTCGACTAGCGGTACAAATAGGCAATGTACTTAGTCAAGCACAAGATTACCCGGTGAGAGAAAAGCTTCTCCCAACTAGCATTGCATATGATGCCAATGGCAACGTAACGCCACCACTTCTTAAAAAATTAGCAGCACTCGGGCATGCGGATATCGATTTATCCACCCTTGAAAAATCTGGTGAAGGCAAGAATGAGGCTCTCTACCTGAATGTGATTGCCAAGGGTGCTGCACTAGAGCAAACCGCTAGAACTGCCCTTGAGCAAACATTGAGCAAATTACCAATTGCCAAAATGATGCATTACCAAGTGCAACAAAAAGATGGTCAATTGGCGGATGTGCAATTTGCCCGTCCAGCACATCGCATCATTGCTCTGCATGGTTCTAAAGTACTTAATATCAGCGCTCTTGGTATTGATGCAAGTAACGAAACTGAGGGCCACCGCTTCTTGGCACCGGGCGTTCTCACCATCAACTCTGCAGATCAATATGATAGCGATTTAAAAAATAAAGCCAAAGTTATTCCGAGTTTTAATAAACGTCGCGCACAAATCGAAGCTGCACTCTTAAAAGCGGCAGGTGACGATTTAGTGTTGATGCCAGACAGTCTTTTGGATGAAGTAACTGCTCTGGTTGAATGGCCGTCGATTTATGAGTGCCAGTTTGATCAGGAGTTTCTAGAGGTCCCTCAAGAATGCTTGATCCTGACAATGCAGACCAACCAGAAGTACTTTGCTCTTACCGATAAACAAGGTAAGTTACGTAATCGTTTTTTGATTGTTTCAAATATTGAGACAGCTACGCCGCATGCGATTATTTCTGGCAATGAACGTGTTGTTCGTCCACGGCTTTCTGATGCGCGCTTTTTCTTCCAACAGGATCAAAAGCGACCCTTAGCCTCTCGTGTCGCCGATCTTGCCAAGGTGGTTTATCACAATCAACTAGGCAACCAATTAGACCGTACGAAGCGCGTACAGGCAATTGCTACTGGCATTGCTCAAAAACTAAAAGCAGATGAACAGTTAGCTAATCGTGCGGCAGAAATCGCAAAGACTGATTTACTGACCGATATGGTTGGTGAGTTTCCAGAACTTCAGGGCATCATGGGCTCTTACTATGCAAGCCATGATGGTGAAAATGTAGAAGTGTCAGCCGCTTGTAGTGAGCACTATATGCCTCGCTTCGCTGGTGACGCACTCCCAAAAACTCAAACCGGCACCATTCTAGCCATTGCTGATAAGTTAGAAACGTTGGTTGGTATCTGGGGGGTGGGTTTGGCGCCAACTGGCGATAAAGATCCCTATGCATTACGTCGTCATGCACTGGGTATCTGCAGACTTCTATTAGAAAAAAATCTTTCTTTAAGCCTTCCCGAGCTTATTGAACTTGCTCGTGCGCAGTTCTCTCAAAAAGATGTGCAAGAACAGGCTAAAGCTGCTGATATTTACGAATTCATCATCGATCGCATGCGTGCCTACTTGCGTGATCAATCAGTTTCAGGAAAACCATTTACCAGCGCAGAAATTGATGCAGTGTTGAGTCAGGCGCCATCTCAGATCAATGATTTAATCGAGCGCTTATCTGCTTTGCGTGAATTTAATGCACTTCCACAAGCCACTCAATTAGCCGCAGCCAATAAGCGCATCAGTAATATTCTCAAGAAAACAACAACCGCTATTCCAGTAAGCTGCTCAAGCAAGCTTTTACAGATACCGGCAGAAACTGCTGTTCATGATGCGCTGGAAAAAATTACGGCAACCTTAGATACGGCCTACGAAAAACGCCAATTCGTAGAACTCCTCAAGGCGTTGGTAGCCTTGAGTGAACCGATTGATCAATTCTTTGCAGACGTCATGGTGATGGATCCAAATCCTGAGCTACGCGATAACCGTTTAGCGCTCCTACAACAACTTCACCAGAAAATGAATCTCGTTGCCGATCTCGGCAAATTGGCATGA
- a CDS encoding 1-acyl-sn-glycerol-3-phosphate acyltransferase yields the protein MVFIRSTLFALFLLIFTPVWSVLCMLAFPFLSPENRYSFIGLWNKVVIWLLWHLCGIHYEIRGMEHMRAVLDQPVVILSKHQSAYETIAYIALLPKQLCFVFKRELLWIPFFGWALALLKMIHINRANKQTAALSVASQGRKRLGEGKWIILFPEGTRTPRGSTKPYRKGGARLASATGALVIPIAHNAGICWQKNSFLKNPGTVIFSIGPAITSEGKSGEELQQEVEGWIEAEMRAIDPSAYQ from the coding sequence ATGGTCTTCATTCGCTCTACTCTATTTGCGCTATTTCTATTGATCTTCACACCAGTTTGGTCCGTGCTTTGCATGTTGGCTTTTCCATTTTTAAGCCCAGAAAATCGCTATAGCTTCATTGGTTTATGGAATAAGGTCGTCATTTGGCTGCTATGGCACCTATGTGGGATTCACTATGAAATCCGCGGCATGGAACATATGCGGGCAGTTCTAGACCAGCCTGTAGTGATCTTAAGTAAGCACCAATCTGCCTACGAAACAATTGCTTACATTGCCCTGCTACCCAAACAACTCTGCTTTGTATTCAAACGAGAATTACTATGGATCCCATTCTTTGGCTGGGCCTTAGCTTTGCTAAAAATGATTCACATTAATCGCGCCAATAAACAGACAGCGGCTTTATCTGTTGCCAGCCAGGGCCGTAAGCGCCTAGGCGAAGGTAAATGGATCATACTCTTTCCCGAGGGCACCAGAACGCCAAGGGGCTCTACAAAACCTTACCGCAAGGGAGGTGCACGTCTGGCAAGCGCGACTGGTGCCTTAGTGATTCCTATTGCTCATAACGCAGGTATATGCTGGCAAAAAAATAGTTTTCTTAAAAATCCTGGGACAGTCATTTTTTCAATCGGCCCTGCAATTACTTCCGAAGGTAAATCTGGGGAAGAGCTGCAACAGGAAGTTGAGGGCTGGATTGAAGCTGAAATGCGTGCGATAGATCCAAGCGCTTATCAGTAA